The proteins below come from a single Drosophila miranda strain MSH22 chromosome Y unlocalized genomic scaffold, D.miranda_PacBio2.1 Contig_Y1_pilon, whole genome shotgun sequence genomic window:
- the LOC117189938 gene encoding uncharacterized protein LOC117189938: MSIPQYKPPKDIQDLLDKKEQQQPQQPGRRRRTAVLPKRTWIQRNPRLFQISFLTSSLLIFFSKPIYDAFIADPLPPSEIRVPPHKR; encoded by the coding sequence ATGTCCATACCGCAGTACAAGCCACCAAAAGACATTCAAGACTTGTTAGACaaaaaggagcagcagcagccacaacaaCCTGGTCGGCGCCGTCGTACAGCCGTGCTGCCCAAGCGCACTTGGATACAGCGAAACCCGCGACTGTTTCAGATCAGTTTCCTGACGAGCTCGCTACTCATATTCTTCTCCAAGCCCATTTACGACGCGTTCATAGCAGATCCCTTGCCTCCCAGTGAGATTCGTGTGCCGCCGCACAAACGTTAA
- the LOC108160158 gene encoding cx9C motif-containing protein 4 isoform X1 produces the protein MSASRKKDPCKANACRIQACLNENNYQEDKCDDVLEAMRQCCLKWHKVSLCCSGIDLEKPYLTEASKGAGKSEK, from the exons ATGTCTGCATCTCGCAAGAAGGATCCTTGCAAAGCGAACGCCTGCCGCATACAAGCCTGTTTGAACG AAAACAATTACCAGGAGGATAAATGTGATGACGTTCTCGAGGCTATGCGCCAATGTTGTCTAAAGTGGCATAAGGTATCGCTTTGTTGCAGTGGAATCGATTTGGAAAAACCATACTTAACAGAAGCATCCAAAGGTGCCGGCAAGTC AGAAAAATAA
- the LOC108160155 gene encoding uncharacterized protein LOC108160155: protein MGVRVIEADSASDSYDDDDCSKCNKDQHKAPNKPKSGNVKRSPSPPEGASYISKDLVGNCKEYRIENNTRDLLIIGNCNRIRIVSNTGYLQVIGNATRLKIQSNSGSIKYTGNDGRIYLGSDSQQQSVDYTGCNGLLKVVKSMDLESSGKKPSKRTHTPKSKETPKQTPSMGIEIDNNLTIVNGVARNIVIKNAINVSI, encoded by the coding sequence ATGGGCGTGCGTGTGATAGAGGCTGATTCGGCCAGTGATTCGTATGACGATGACGACTgttcgaagtgcaacaaagaCCAACATAAAGCACCGAATAAGCCCAAGAGTGGCAATGTCAAGAGGAGCCCTTCGCCACCAGAGGGTGCCAGCTATATCAGCAAGGATCTGGTGGGCAACTGCAAGGAGTACCGCATCGAGAATAATACCCGCGATTTGCTTATCATCGGCAATTGCAACCGGATAAGGATTGTCAGCAACACGGGCTATCTTCAGGTCATCGGCAACGCCACCAGATTGAAAATCCAGAGCAATAGTGGGTCCATCAAGTATACGGGGAATGACGGACGCATCTACTTGGGCAGTGATTCCCAGCAGCAGAGCGTCGACTACACAGGCTGCAACGGCCTCTTGAAGGTGGTGAAATCTATGGATCTCGAAAGCAGCGGAAAGAAGCCCAGCAAGCGTACCCACACCCCCAAATCCAAGGAGACGCCCAAGCAGACGCCATCGATGGGTATTGAGATCGACAACAATCTCACAATCGTGAATGGCGTGGCCCGGAATATTGTGATCAAGAATGCCATCAATGTGAGCATATGA
- the LOC117189958 gene encoding NADH dehydrogenase [ubiquinone] 1 beta subcomplex subunit 3-like — protein sequence MGGHHGEPYKVPHPSIYKVENVPQLVEVKEALGRQGLSDPWLRNEAWRYEKKAFGTHRSRLNAFLFRGLGVGFCAFLATIAVEYGLGIGKGQGGHGHGHDDKGHH from the exons ATGGGTGGACATCACGGAGAACCCTACAAGGTGCCACATCCATCGATCTACAAGGTGGAAAACGTGCCACAGCTGGTGGAAGTGAAAGAAGCTCTGGGTCGCCAGGGATTGAGTGATCCATGGCTGAG GAATGAAGCCTGGCGCTACGAGAAGAAGGCCTTCGGCACCCACAGATCTCGTCTGAACGCCTTTCTCTTCCGCGGTCTCGGCGTTGGCTTTTGCGCCTTTCTTGCGACCATCGCCGTCGAGTACGGTTTGGGCATTGGCAAGGGCCAGGGCGGCCATGGGCACGGTCACGACGACAAAGGCCACCATTAG
- the LOC108160158 gene encoding cx9C motif-containing protein 4 isoform X2, whose product MSASRKKDPCKANACRIQACLNENNYQEDKCDDVLEAMRQCCLKWHKVSLCCSGIDLEKPYLTEASKGAGKS is encoded by the exons ATGTCTGCATCTCGCAAGAAGGATCCTTGCAAAGCGAACGCCTGCCGCATACAAGCCTGTTTGAACG AAAACAATTACCAGGAGGATAAATGTGATGACGTTCTCGAGGCTATGCGCCAATGTTGTCTAAAGTGGCATAAGGTATCGCTTTGTTGCAGTGGAATCGATTTGGAAAAACCATACTTAACAGAAGCATCCAAAGGTGCCGGCAAGTCGTGA
- the LOC117189939 gene encoding uncharacterized protein LOC117189939, translating into MESVRKANQRLRNYPILLTKCADKASAYAICVSRDPNVQHKICDAEFKKLLSCIRKSAMELKTKL; encoded by the coding sequence ATGGAATCGGTGCGCAAAGCCAACCAACGTCTCCGCAACTACCCAATTCTGCTTACAAAGTGTGCCGACAAGGCCTCAGCATATGCAATTTGCGTGTCGCGCGACCCGAACGTGCAGCATAAGATCTGCGACGCCGAGTTTAAGAAATTGTTGAGCTGCATTCGAAAGAGTGCAATGGAGCTAAAAACAAAGTTGTAA
- the LOC108160153 gene encoding LOW QUALITY PROTEIN: GPI mannosyltransferase 1 (The sequence of the model RefSeq protein was modified relative to this genomic sequence to represent the inferred CDS: deleted 1 base in 1 codon; substituted 3 bases at 3 genomic stop codons): MLRTKVASTGWQRFGRQILHISFRTHLLISALIRLVLICYGQIHDSKSAVPYSDIDYKVVTDGARQVLAGDTPFARHTYRYSPIMAYLQTLNILVHPACGKLLYATFDLLIATLIYHLVHMEIKSQYQKTVQHLLSKFNRPHEPDQSLDALDERSHPENIARVSACCWLYNPLTAVISTRGSGDCFSSFFVILTRWSRXFDRNTNRRTRIGSSLPHGVVIHLRLYPLLFSLAYYLSLSSRLTRTPFDFLRQIMRPNKQQFSLVLGTLLSLVAFTWTFYSLYGWQYIYEAYLYHFVRKDSRHNFALQFLLQYLGSAATVEESALLTKLLLVAPQLCLILYLSLSFGQFRQTLPFXIFTVAFVSVTYNSVVTSQYFIWYLAIMPLCLNNFKLLSWSRSIFLLVLWLLAQALWLLLEFKTWNSSSXSWNSFNWIGLQGAVFFVTNGYILEQLLSHYGFTQFKISYRKLL, translated from the exons ATGTTACGAACGAAAGTGGCGAGTACCGGATGGCAACGATTTGGCCGTCAAATCCTTCATATTAGCTTTAGAACCCATCTGCTGATCTCCGCTCTAATTCGCCTTGTTCTGATCTGCTACGGACAAATACACGACAGTAAGTCTGCGGTGCCCTAC TCGGACATCGACTACAAAGTGGTCACTGATGGAGCCCGTCAAGTGCTGGCGGGAGATACTCCGTTTGCGAGGCACACCTATCGTTACAGCCCTATAATGGCATATCTTCAGACACTAAACATATTGGTACACCCGGCGTGCGGAAAACTACTCTACGCGACTTTCGATTTGCTCATTGCTACTCTTATTTATCACCTGGTGCACATGGAGATCAAGAGTCAGTACCAGAAGACCGTGCAGCATCTGCTCAGCAAGTTCAACAGGCCCCATGAACCAGACCAGTCCCTCGATGCGCTGGACGAACGAAGTCACCCAGAAAACATCGCTCGCGTCTCCGCATGCTGCTGGCTCTACAATCCGCTGACGGCAGTAATATCCACACGCGGGAGCGGAGACTGCTTTTCAAGCTTTTTTGTGATCTTGACCAGATGGTCAAGATGATTCGATCGGAACACAAATCGTCGCACAAGAATTGGCTCATCTTTGCCGCACGGAGTAGTTATCCATTTACGACTATATCCTTTGCTATTTAGTCTGGCTTACTATCTGTCTTTGTCATCACGTCTAACGCGAACGCCTTTCGATTTCCTGCGCCAAATCATGCGCCCCAATAAGCAACAGTTCTCCCTGGTCCTAGGCACACTTCTCAGTCTAGTGGCCTTCACGTGGACTTTCTATTCACTCTATGGCTGGCAATACATCTACGAAGCCTACCTCTACCACTTTGTGCGCAAGGACTCACGTCACAACTTCGCACTGCAGTTCTTGCTTCAATATCTGGGCAGCGCGGCGACAGTTGAGGAATCTGCGTTGCTGACGAAGCTGCTGTTAGTAGCTCCGCAGCTTTGCCTCATTCTCTACCTGAGCTTGAGCTTTGGCCAGTTTCGTCAGACGCTGCCGTTTTGAATCTTCACCGTGGCCTTTGTAAGCGTTACCTACAACTCCGTGGTGACCTCACAATACTTCATCTGGTACTTGGCGATCATGCCCCTGTGCCTGAACAACTTCAAACTCCTGTCGTGGAGCCGATCCATATTCCTGTTGGTCCTTTGGCTGCTGGCCCAGgcgctgtggctgctgctggagttCAAAACCTGGAACAGCTCCAGTTGAAGCTGGAACAGCTTCAACTGGATTGGACTGCAGGGCGCAGTGTTTTTTGTAACAAACGGATACATACTAGAACAGCTACTGAGCCACTATGGGTTCACACAATTTAAGATTAGTTATAGGAAGTTGCTTTAA